In Hyphomicrobium denitrificans 1NES1, the genomic stretch TTCGGTACCGCGCGCGTACTGCAGCGTTTTGGGGTGACGGTTGCGCTGCTGGCACTGCCGGTCACTGCCGCCGTCGGCGCGTTGCTATTAAGTTTCGACGCGGCGCTGTGGGTTGTTGCCGCCGTCATGGTGGCGGAACGGATCGTGGCGTTCTCGCTCGCAAATCCTGCGGTCAAGGTCATCTATACGCTGGCGTCGCCCGACGAAAAATACAAGGTGCAGAACTTCATCGATACGGTCGTGTTCCGGGGTGGCGATGCGACGTCCGGTTGGCTCTATGCGGACCTTGGGGGCGGGCTCGGATTCGCCGCCGGCGCGATGGGCGCCGTCGCCATGCCACTGGTCCTCGTCTGGATCTGGATTGCGCGACGCCTCGGCGCCGAACATCATCAGCGCGCGGCAGCGACAGCTTAGCTACGTTCTTCTTGCTGACGTTTAGCGCCCGCCGCGACGAGGCGGACCACCGGGGCGTGCGCCGCCCGAGAATTCGCCAGCGCCCTGTCCGGGACGGCTGTCTTTGTGGCGGAAGTTGATGCGTCCCTTGGTGAGATCGTAGGGCGTCATTTCGACTGTCACGCGGTCACCCGCAAGAATGCGGATGCGGTTCTTCTTCATGCGTCCTGAGGTGTACGCGATCACTTCATGCCCGTTATCGAGTTTTACGCGGCACCGCGCATCGGGTAGCACCTCGTCTACTACCCCCTCGAACTCGAGCATCTCTTCTTTCGCCATTCGGTTTTCGAACGTCCTGTTTTACGGTCTGATTGTGCGACTGTAGTCTGATATGAAAAGCGGGGAGCAGACGAGCTGCTCCCCGCGCGAGTGGAGTGGTCTTCTCGAAATCGTTAGAGCGGACGAAGGTTCACGGCAGCGATCTTGCCGTTACGTCCACGTTCCGTTTCGAAGTAGATCTTCTGGCCTTCGCGGAGCGACTGAAGGCCGGCGCGTTCAACCGCAGAGATGTGCACGAAAACGTCGTTGCCACCTTCTTCTGGCTGAATAAACCCGTAGCCCTTCTGACCATTAAACCACTTCACAGTCCCATTCGACATTAAATTGCCTCCAAAGCAAACGTGCGTCCTCCGGCGGAATGACGGAGGCCATCAAATCGCGCGATGGAGACGTCTTAAAGCAGGCGGTAGCGCTGTCGAAGAGTAAGCCAAGGCGTGTTCGATGGCGACTATATGCCTTGCTCGGGCGAGAAACGCAAGATCGCCGCAGGCTTTCCAATGCCCTGCCAGATAGGCCAAAGGGGCTTGAAATCCGGGCAGTTTCGAGATTTTGGACGGGTCGTTTACGATGGCCCGGCAGGGAGAGGGCGGGCTCTTTCTAGCCCACCCTCCATTATTATCAGGTCCGGCCGCTCGGACGGTTGAGGGCGACGAAGTGCGGGCCAATGTCGACGTGGATATGATCCATATCACTATAGGTCATCACCCCGCCGTTGTGGTGGTTGGCGATGAGCCAGCGGACGACCTGCCCTTTTTTCCCCGGAACGCGGAAATCGATGGCTTGCCCCGAGGCGTGCCGCGAAAGATGATTTGTTCCGGCGATGCGGGCGCCGGGCCGGCACGTCGAGACGATTTCAACGTTGCCGAATTGGGCGCGGATGCGGTTGAGGAGGGCTCGCGCCTCCCACGTCAGGCAGGTCACCGACGTGCCGGACGCGGCTGCGAGGTGGCGACTTGCCATCGCGCGGTTTTTCAGCACGGGATGGAAATTCCCGGCATTGACCGTGCACGGCACGGCAGCCGCAAGCACAACAGAAAGTAGAGCAATAGATCCCTTACTCATGGGAAGTCCTCGTGTTTGGTCTGATGTTTGAAGGCCAAGCGACGCCAGACCACTCCCTGAGGGAGTGGGGAAGCGCGACCGCATCTCGCGCGCGTCATTTGGATGATTGACAGGAAGCCGCGAGCGCCAGCTCCCCCCGTATGCCGCTTCCGGATCTCAGCGAGTCAGGCTGGCCCCGTCGCCTCGTGATGCCAATGGATCGTGGTGCGGCGCACGCTGAAAACGCGAGACAATAGGCGAGAATAAGGCAGGACGTATCCCGTCAAGCATAAGCGTTGCCCGACGCAGACAGCCAATCGCCTGAAATCTACAAATCGAGCACCCGGACATGGAATAATTGGCCGCAGCGCGGTAGCAAGATTTCCTGTAAGTGACGATCGGGGACAGTCGAAGAAGGGGAACGAACATGAATGCCTTGAAGAGCATTATCATTGGCTTCATCGCGGGGGTGATTGCAGCCGTAACGGTACAAGAGTTCATAAGCTGGCTGTTTGTGCATTACTGGACGGGGTGGGATGCGGAGCCCTGGAGCATGGCTCCGACGCGCAGCCTGATCGTTCCGGATGTGGAACTGCCGTGGCTCGCGGGGAACGCGATTACGGGAGGCCTCTGGGGGGCTCTGTTCGGACTGATCCTCGGATGGCTGCCGCAGGGCATGATGACGATCCGCGGTGCGATCCTGGGCCTATTCGGCCCTGGGTTGATCAGCGCTTTTACGGTGATGCCTTACCTTGCCCATCAGCCGTCGCCGTTGCTCGAAGGAAACGTCAGCCTCATCGTGCCGATCCTTTGTATTTCGGCCGGCTTCGGCGCCGTCGCGGCATGGCTTTATGGTCTGTTCAGCTTCGGCCGCCTACCTTGAACTGAGCTGCGGTTTGCGTCGCAATCGCGCACGGTCCTGGCGCTGGCGCCAGGACCTACATATCTGCGTCGTTAGATCCAGCCTGATCTTCTGAGTTCGAAGATCGGGCTCAGCAGCTAGAAGGAAGGATGGATGACAGATGCGTATGGTAGCGCTCGTGATTGCTCTCGTTCTGGCGTCGGCAGTCAGCGCTTCGGCGGCGCCTCAAGGCAGGTACAAGCATAAGACGAAGCATTGGCAGGCGCCGCGTGCCGATCGTGACTGTACGCCGATCAACGGCTTTTACGGATACTACGGCAATCCCTGGTGCGACACGGGCTCCTATCGTCCGCCCGATATCGAATTTCGCGAGCGCCAGAAGTTTTTGCGCCGTCAGGGTTGGAACGCAAATCATTAAAAAATCGGAGCTTCACCCCAGGTCATAGTATGTTCGTCCGTGTGATTGAACAGAATTGGGCCATTCGGCGTTACTGGGGCGCACAACAGCAAGGAGAGCTCCGATCATGACGCGCATCAAAATCGCCGCTGGCATTCTTGCTTCGTCGGCTTTTATTGTCGGCGTCGCCTTTGCCGATGGCCGTCCTCCGACTGCCGAAGAAACTTCCGCAATCAGCGCGGCTTTGACCAAAGCCGGTTTCTCCGAATGGGGCAAAATCGAATTTGATGACGGAAAGTGGGAGGTGGATGACGCAATCGGCGCTGACGGCAAGCAGTACGATGTCGATCTGAGCGCCAGCGATTTTTCCGTTATCAAGAAAGAGATCGACAACGACTGATCGCAAACGAATTTTCTTATAAAAGCGGCGATCCCTGGGATCGCCGCTTTTGTTTCTGCAGCAGCGCGTCGTTCAATTGTCGTCCATCTTCAATGCATTGATGAACGCTTCCTGCGGGATTTCGACCTTTCCGAACTCGCGCATCTTCTTTTTGCCAGCCTTCTGCTTGTCGAGCAGCTTGCGCTTTCGCGTGATGTCGCCGCCGTAACATTTCGCGAGGACGTCCTTGCGAAGCGCCCGGATCGTCTCGCGCGCGATGACCTTGGCGCCGATCGCTGCCTGGATCGGTATCTGAAACAGGTGCGGCGGGATCAATTCCTTCAGCTTCTCGCACATCGAGCGGCCGCGGCTTTCGGCGCGCGAGCGGTGGACGACGATCGAGAGCGCATCGACGGGTTCGCCATTGACGAGAATCGACAATTTGACGAGGTCGCCTTCCTCGTAATCCTTGATGTGGTAGTCGAACGAGGCGTAGCCGCGCGACACACTTTTCAGCCGGTCGTAGAAGTCGAACACGACCTCGTTGAGCGGCAACTCGTAGATCACCATGGCGCGCGAGCCCGCATAGGTGAGCTGTTTCTGCCGTCCGCGGCGGTCCTGGCAGAGTTTCAAAACGGCGCCGAGGTAGTCGTCAGGCACGAGGATCGTCGCTTCGATCCACGGTTCCTCGATGTGATCGATCTTGACCACGTCCGGCATGTCGGCCGGGTTGTGCATCTCGATCATCGAGCCATCCGTCATATGCAGATGATAGATGACGCTCGGTGCGGTCGTGATGAGATCGAGATCGAACTCGCGTTCGAGCCGCTCCGTGATGATCTCTAGGTGCAGGAGCCCAAGGAAGCCGCAGCGGAAGCCGAAGCCGAGCGCGGCTGAGCTTTCCGTCTCGAATGAAAAGCTTGCGTCGTTGAGACGGAGCTTGCCCATCGCTTCTCGCAGGTCTTCGAAGTCGGCGGCATCGACGGGAAAGAGGCCACAGAACACGACCGGTTGCGCCGGCTTGAATCCGGGTAATGGCTCGGCAGTCGGGTTTTTTTCGTCCGTCACCGTGTCGCCGACACGCGTATCGGCAACTTCCTTGATCGCAGCGGTGAAGAAACCGACCTCGCCCGGCCCGAGCTGATCGAGCATTTCCTGCTTCGGCCGGAAGATGCCGACGCGCTCGATCTGGTAGCTGGCGCCGGTCGACATCAACTTGACGCGCTGGCCTTTCTTGAGCGTGCCGTCGATGATGCGCACAAGAACGATGACGCCGAGGTAGGCGTCATACCAGCTGTCGATCAGCATTGCTTTCAGCGGCTTTGCGCCGTCGCCCTTCGGCGGCAGCAGACGCTCGACGATGGCTTCGAGAACGGCTTCGACGTTCAGGCCCGTCTTTGCGGACACGCCGATGGCGTTCGAGGCATCGATGCCGATCACGTCCTCGATCTGTTGTTTGACGCGGTCGGCATCCGCGGCCGGCAAATCGATTTTGTTGAGAACGGGAAGGATTTCGAGATCGTTGTCGAGCGCCTGGTAGACGTTCGCGAGCGTTTGGGCTTCGACGCCTTGGCTCGCATCGACGACAAGGATCGCGCCCTCGCAGGCAGCCAGAGAGCGTGACACCTCGTAGGCGAAGTCGACGTGGCCGGGCGTGTCCATCAGATTGAGCTGATAGACGTTGCCATCCTTGGCACGGTAGTCGAGACGGACGGTCTGGGCTTTGATCGTAATGCCGCGCTCGCGCTCGATATCCATCGAGTCGAGGATCTGGGCTTTCATTTCCCTGTTCGATACATTGCCGCAGAGTTGAATCAGGCGGTCCGACAAGGTCGACTTACCGTGGTCGATGTGGGCAATGATAGAGAAATTTCGTATACGTGCGATATCAGTCATGGGCGGGGCTCATAGCACCCGGAACCTGTAGGCAAAAGGGCCGTTAAGCTCTTGAGGCTATTTGGCTGGCGGCTGCTTCGCCGCATGGGCACATAAGACGACTGGCGACTTACTTGCCGGTGTGCGACAAAGCCTGGGAAGCCCCCAAGAGACGTTCGAGACCCGGAGAGACGATATGGCGAACTCACCCTTCGAGGCCAATCCCGCTTTCGCGAAGCTCGGCGAGGAGACACGCAAGGCCGTCATTCAAGCGTTCGACGCAATGTCGAATTGGCGCTCCGAGCTAGCGGAAATCGGCGAGAAGAACAGCAATGCCGTTTTTGACAAGATGGCGGAGGCGGCCAAGTCTTTGGGCTGGCCGACGGATTTCGTCGAGCTCAGTCGCAAACAAATGCAAAATGCTTCGAAACTGCAGCTTCAGGCTGTCGACCAAGTCATGGATGTCTGGGAAAAGCAGGTGAAATCGCTCGGCTCATCCAGCCAGTTTCCGAACTTCCCCAACTTCCCTGCCTTTGGAAATGCATCCGGGCAGCCGGGTCTCACCGGGACCGGGATGTTTCCGGGTATGCCGGACTTCGGATCAGGCGCCAATCCGATCCAGTTCTGGATGCAAGCCGCCGAGATGTGGCAAAAGGGCTGGCAACAGGCAATGTCGACCTGGATGGATGCCCAGCAGAACGCCATGGGCAAATCCGGATCGTCCGGCAGCAGCGGCAGGTCCAATTCGCGCTAGTTGACCGCTTCGGTTTCGTATTGCTGCGCCGGCCTTCGGAAGAAGGGCGGCGCTTTCGCATTCTCTCGCCCATATCTCCGAGCTGAGCCGCGCCCTGCGGTCGCGGACGTCGCTGCTTGCCTGTATGCCTCTCTCA encodes the following:
- a CDS encoding YcbK family protein, with the translated sequence MSKGSIALLSVVLAAAVPCTVNAGNFHPVLKNRAMASRHLAAASGTSVTCLTWEARALLNRIRAQFGNVEIVSTCRPGARIAGTNHLSRHASGQAIDFRVPGKKGQVVRWLIANHHNGGVMTYSDMDHIHVDIGPHFVALNRPSGRT
- the infA gene encoding translation initiation factor IF-1, which codes for MAKEEMLEFEGVVDEVLPDARCRVKLDNGHEVIAYTSGRMKKNRIRILAGDRVTVEMTPYDLTKGRINFRHKDSRPGQGAGEFSGGARPGGPPRRGGR
- a CDS encoding PepSY domain-containing protein, which translates into the protein MTRIKIAAGILASSAFIVGVAFADGRPPTAEETSAISAALTKAGFSEWGKIEFDDGKWEVDDAIGADGKQYDVDLSASDFSVIKKEIDND
- the lepA gene encoding translation elongation factor 4, whose amino-acid sequence is MTDIARIRNFSIIAHIDHGKSTLSDRLIQLCGNVSNREMKAQILDSMDIERERGITIKAQTVRLDYRAKDGNVYQLNLMDTPGHVDFAYEVSRSLAACEGAILVVDASQGVEAQTLANVYQALDNDLEILPVLNKIDLPAADADRVKQQIEDVIGIDASNAIGVSAKTGLNVEAVLEAIVERLLPPKGDGAKPLKAMLIDSWYDAYLGVIVLVRIIDGTLKKGQRVKLMSTGASYQIERVGIFRPKQEMLDQLGPGEVGFFTAAIKEVADTRVGDTVTDEKNPTAEPLPGFKPAQPVVFCGLFPVDAADFEDLREAMGKLRLNDASFSFETESSAALGFGFRCGFLGLLHLEIITERLEREFDLDLITTAPSVIYHLHMTDGSMIEMHNPADMPDVVKIDHIEEPWIEATILVPDDYLGAVLKLCQDRRGRQKQLTYAGSRAMVIYELPLNEVVFDFYDRLKSVSRGYASFDYHIKDYEEGDLVKLSILVNGEPVDALSIVVHRSRAESRGRSMCEKLKELIPPHLFQIPIQAAIGAKVIARETIRALRKDVLAKCYGGDITRKRKLLDKQKAGKKKMREFGKVEIPQEAFINALKMDDN
- a CDS encoding cold-shock protein, whose amino-acid sequence is MSNGTVKWFNGQKGYGFIQPEEGGNDVFVHISAVERAGLQSLREGQKIYFETERGRNGKIAAVNLRPL